The Verrucomicrobiia bacterium genome contains a region encoding:
- a CDS encoding PEP-CTERM sorting domain-containing protein yields MNTPNFKIKQSVSVVLFTFWAQIAFGQGSFQNLDFEAAVISPPPAGYIPSDADNPISAADALPGWTVREDGIACDAVWGSPGLDVTSVVLISGNTINYPPIQGAYSIQLSVNTYDPVYNQSASISQTGLVPAGMHSIQFLVQYPYLQDINDLLVTLNTTPIELVPIASAGQTVTMAGDISDYAGTIAELKFTVLPSSFFGLDSIMFSPQAVPEPSMFSLFGLGLLGLGWHRRRRHLS; encoded by the coding sequence ATGAACACACCCAACTTTAAGATAAAACAAAGCGTTTCAGTTGTTTTGTTCACTTTTTGGGCTCAGATAGCATTTGGGCAGGGCAGTTTTCAAAACTTGGATTTTGAAGCCGCCGTGATTTCGCCTCCACCTGCAGGGTATATACCGTCAGATGCTGACAACCCTATTTCTGCGGCCGACGCTTTACCGGGTTGGACTGTTCGTGAAGACGGCATTGCATGTGATGCCGTTTGGGGTTCGCCTGGGCTTGATGTAACCTCCGTTGTTCTGATTTCTGGTAACACCATTAACTATCCCCCCATCCAAGGCGCTTATAGCATTCAGCTCAGCGTTAACACTTACGATCCTGTTTATAACCAAAGTGCGTCTATTTCCCAGACAGGACTGGTTCCAGCGGGAATGCATTCAATCCAATTTCTTGTGCAGTATCCCTATTTGCAGGATATTAACGATCTTCTGGTAACGCTCAACACGACGCCCATCGAGCTTGTTCCGATCGCATCAGCGGGCCAAACTGTAACGATGGCAGGCGATATCAGCGACTACGCCGGCACAATTGCAGAATTAAAGTTCACAGTTTTACCTTCTTCGTTCTTCGGTTTGGACTCCATCATGTTTTCTCCGCAAGCGGTTCCCGAGCCAAGCATGTTCAGCCTGTTTGGCCTCGGCCTGTTGGGCTTGGGCTGGCATCGGCGGCGGAGGCATCTGAGTTAG